The Yersinia intermedia genome window below encodes:
- a CDS encoding BON domain-containing protein, with translation MKLFKTLSALCIAVIMAMAVAACAPTPKSEGTGGYLDDTVVTTKVKSALLAEKNLKSTEVSVETFKGRVQLSGFVSSRQDANRAVQITRTVPGVKSVSDKMQIK, from the coding sequence ATGAAGCTTTTTAAGACCCTTTCAGCTTTGTGTATCGCAGTAATCATGGCCATGGCAGTAGCGGCCTGTGCACCAACCCCAAAATCAGAAGGCACCGGTGGCTACCTGGATGATACCGTGGTGACCACCAAGGTAAAATCGGCGTTGCTGGCTGAGAAGAATCTTAAATCTACTGAAGTCAGTGTTGAGACCTTTAAAGGGCGGGTCCAGTTAAGCGGCTTTGTTAGTTCGCGTCAGGATGCAAACCGTGCAGTACAGATCACCCGTACCGTACCAGGGGTGAAATCTGTTAGTGATAAGATGCAAATCAAATAA
- the ompW gene encoding outer membrane protein OmpW, whose product MKKVTLALLAVAALAPTAASAHQAGDYIFRAGTATVRPNAGSDDVLGYGSFKADNNTQLGLTFSYLVTDNIGVELLAATPFRHKIGLEATGTIAEVKQLPPTLMAQYYFRDKQDKLRPYLGIGLNYTTFFDEKFNNTGQGAGLTDLSVKDSWGIAGQAGMDYMVSENWMLNMSVWWINIETDVKFKQNGQEHSINTRLDPWVFMFGAGYRF is encoded by the coding sequence ATGAAAAAAGTCACTTTGGCATTGTTAGCTGTAGCAGCTCTGGCTCCCACTGCGGCAAGCGCGCATCAAGCAGGCGATTATATTTTCCGGGCAGGGACAGCAACTGTCAGACCAAATGCCGGGTCTGATGATGTACTAGGTTACGGTTCCTTCAAAGCGGATAACAATACTCAGTTGGGCCTGACTTTCAGCTATCTGGTTACTGATAACATCGGTGTAGAACTGTTGGCAGCCACACCGTTCCGCCATAAAATTGGTCTGGAGGCAACCGGTACTATTGCTGAAGTTAAGCAATTGCCACCAACCTTAATGGCGCAATACTATTTCCGCGATAAACAAGACAAACTGCGCCCGTACCTGGGTATCGGCCTGAACTACACCACCTTCTTTGATGAGAAATTCAACAACACAGGGCAAGGTGCCGGTTTGACGGATTTAAGTGTTAAAGATTCGTGGGGTATTGCCGGGCAAGCGGGTATGGACTACATGGTCAGTGAAAACTGGATGCTGAATATGTCGGTCTGGTGGATAAATATCGAAACTGACGTGAAATTTAAACAAAATGGTCAGGAACATAGTATCAATACCCGTCTTGATCCATGGGTGTTTATGTTTGGCGCGGGCTATCGTTTCTAA
- a CDS encoding YkgJ family cysteine cluster protein, whose protein sequence is MSAKINPCENCGACCAYFRVSFYWAEAKEGGGTVPDAMTEQVTPFISCMSGTNCKSPRCSALQGEVGHVVSCSIYSDRPSPCHEFERSGDAGIHNPHCDRARARYGLPPLPIDNFEVIRLEEITARLMTGSHSAP, encoded by the coding sequence ATGAGCGCTAAAATTAATCCGTGTGAAAATTGTGGCGCTTGTTGCGCCTATTTTAGAGTGTCGTTCTATTGGGCTGAAGCCAAAGAGGGAGGCGGTACAGTGCCCGATGCCATGACCGAACAAGTCACGCCCTTTATCAGTTGTATGTCCGGCACTAACTGTAAATCCCCCCGTTGCAGTGCACTTCAGGGCGAAGTCGGTCACGTTGTTTCCTGTTCAATTTATAGTGACCGCCCATCCCCCTGCCATGAATTTGAACGGTCAGGAGATGCCGGGATTCATAATCCGCACTGTGATCGCGCCCGCGCACGCTATGGGTTACCGCCGTTACCTATTGATAACTTCGAGGTAATCAGATTAGAAGAAATCACAGCTAGATTAATGACAGGATCCCACAGCGCCCCATAA
- a CDS encoding YciC family protein — protein sequence MPITANSLYRDSFNFLRNQLPAILLLALLTAFITVMLNQAFIPDAEQLGILSAADSDIASSASVSISEIVSQMTPEQQMVLLKVSAAATFSALVGNVLLVGGMLTLISMVSMGRRVSALQAIGISVPILPRLLLLMFIGTLLIQLGLTIFIVPGVVIAVALSLSPIIVTTEKMGVFSAIRVSIKLAFANVRLIVPAMMLWIAAKLILLYLVSHLTILPTPIATIILSALSNLVSALLLVYLFRLYMLLRPATPAE from the coding sequence ATGCCTATCACGGCGAACAGTTTATACCGTGACAGTTTTAACTTTTTACGTAATCAACTGCCAGCAATCCTGCTGCTGGCTTTGCTGACTGCGTTCATTACCGTCATGCTGAACCAAGCATTTATCCCTGATGCTGAACAACTGGGTATTTTAAGTGCTGCGGACAGTGATATTGCGTCATCCGCAAGTGTCAGCATCAGTGAGATAGTCTCGCAGATGACACCAGAGCAGCAGATGGTACTGCTGAAAGTCTCTGCTGCGGCGACCTTTTCTGCCTTAGTCGGTAACGTGTTATTAGTCGGTGGAATGCTAACCCTGATTTCTATGGTATCGATGGGCCGCCGGGTCAGTGCCTTGCAAGCTATTGGTATTTCAGTACCGATCTTGCCACGTTTACTGTTGCTGATGTTTATCGGTACCTTGTTGATTCAATTAGGATTAACAATATTTATCGTGCCTGGTGTGGTCATTGCTGTCGCGTTATCACTCTCACCGATTATCGTGACCACAGAGAAAATGGGAGTTTTCTCTGCAATAAGAGTCAGTATCAAATTGGCCTTTGCCAATGTGCGATTAATCGTACCCGCTATGATGCTGTGGATAGCCGCTAAACTGATTCTGTTGTATCTGGTCAGCCACCTGACTATTTTGCCAACACCGATTGCGACGATTATTTTAAGCGCACTTAGTAATCTGGTTTCCGCATTATTACTGGTGTATCTGTTCCGTTTATATATGTTGCTGCGCCCTGCAACTCCAGCGGAATAA